The following are encoded in a window of Nostoc sp. UHCC 0302 genomic DNA:
- a CDS encoding transposase, producing MLFLFYHKLLHSLPYIYFRVFRIPSSIPNDLNIALKTSKNLIKWDSASNIQIKVTTRLRHRLKNFAEINSDVLQCNIAHLDAAFTNFWQHGRGFPRYLQKLNSFEYKPGQVKLRAIKDNYAIIYLPGIGNVKMHNSRDFTSIQSLRSCTVSISGGYWFISMLVKTPQELPDEKPISEIKSVVGIDVGINKLVALSDGSFVENIRVTTNPRTSRRLAMRKRAANRKCQDSQNQKKAYTSLARIQHKLAQHRSGYNWQAANKIVKTADSIAREGLDIKAMVRRAKPKHNGKGGYNRNGASRKAGLNRAILDCAWGDLFTKIAWLAAKSAKPVFVVNPRHSSQECPKCGHIDKHNRSGEKFLCTNCRYTEHADTKASRTTAKRVGLVFPKNQKREVGGVGSRPIELCNKTLPGDSRKVMPVKISLPMGGESRNHAYEQLAIQLSLFDLTQYTVADSRKSKRYGKNS from the coding sequence ATGCTCTTTTTGTTTTACCACAAATTGCTACACTCGTTGCCCTATATCTATTTCAGGGTATTTCGTATCCCCTCAAGCATCCCAAATGATTTAAACATTGCACTCAAAACATCTAAAAATCTTATCAAATGGGATAGCGCTTCTAATATTCAGATAAAAGTTACAACAAGATTAAGACATAGACTGAAAAATTTTGCTGAGATTAATTCAGATGTTTTGCAGTGTAATATTGCTCATTTAGACGCTGCCTTCACAAACTTTTGGCAACATGGTAGGGGATTTCCACGTTATTTACAGAAGTTAAACAGTTTCGAGTACAAACCAGGGCAAGTCAAGCTTCGGGCAATTAAAGATAATTATGCTATTATTTATCTTCCAGGAATCGGCAATGTCAAAATGCACAACAGCCGGGATTTCACTAGCATTCAATCCTTGAGAAGTTGCACTGTCAGCATATCAGGTGGATACTGGTTTATCTCGATGTTAGTTAAAACTCCCCAAGAATTACCTGATGAAAAACCGATCTCTGAAATTAAATCAGTAGTCGGTATCGATGTAGGAATCAACAAGCTTGTTGCTCTTTCAGACGGGAGTTTTGTCGAAAATATTAGAGTTACAACTAACCCCAGGACATCTAGGCGTTTGGCGATGCGTAAACGTGCTGCTAACCGCAAGTGTCAAGATTCTCAAAATCAAAAAAAGGCATACACTAGCCTTGCCAGAATACAACATAAATTAGCACAACATCGAAGCGGGTATAATTGGCAAGCTGCTAATAAAATTGTTAAGACTGCTGACTCTATTGCACGTGAAGGCCTCGATATCAAAGCGATGGTAAGACGTGCTAAACCAAAACATAACGGCAAAGGTGGATACAACAGAAATGGTGCTAGTCGCAAGGCTGGTTTAAACAGGGCTATCCTTGATTGTGCTTGGGGTGATTTATTTACTAAAATTGCTTGGTTAGCTGCTAAGTCTGCAAAGCCAGTTTTTGTCGTTAACCCTCGACATTCATCACAAGAATGTCCAAAATGCGGACATATCGACAAACATAATCGCAGTGGCGAAAAGTTCTTATGTACTAATTGCAGATATACAGAACACGCTGATACCAAAGCTTCTAGAACAACTGCAAAACGTGTAGGATTAGTCTTTCCCAAAAATCAAAAGCGCGAAGTCGGCGGGGTCGGTTCCCGTCCAATCGAACTTTGTAACAAGACTCTACCGGGGGACTCTCGGAAAGTTATGCCTGTGAAGATATCACTGCCGATGGGTGGGGAGTCCAGGAACCATGCCTATGAGCAATTGGCTATTCAGTTAAGTCTGTTTGATTTAACACAGTATACAGTTGCTGACAGTCGGAAATCCAAGAGATACGGCAAAAACTCTTAG
- a CDS encoding IS4 family transposase, protein MLPEFYETHLKRELGRTEYLLLKLLICLLQSIKTVSLEALATALPIPILFESRRKKLQRFLSLNYINVEEIWFPIIKSWLEINFPLNEVIYVVIDRTNWGCINLLMISVVWDKRSIPIYFELLDKLGSSNFDEQEAVFKKALPIFKDYKIVVLGDREFCSIKLANWLTEQKVYFCLRLKKDAFIEIEPEIWLQLRDLGLAPGLSFFYQGIKYTKSQGFVSFNLATKWKRKRFGVAPEEGWFILTNLDDLDSAIKAYKQRFDIEEMFRDFKSGGYNLEDTNVSGQRLISLILLISLAYTAATISGQKIKRMGVQKYVGRIKESGRTVRRHSSFYIGLYGSNWVDFMENSYELVAELMTLAPNKRKYYQQGERAMRLILSAF, encoded by the coding sequence ATATTACCAGAATTCTACGAGACACACCTCAAGCGAGAGCTTGGACGTACTGAATACTTATTACTAAAACTCCTTATCTGTTTATTACAATCTATTAAAACTGTTAGCCTTGAGGCGCTAGCGACTGCTTTACCAATACCAATACTATTTGAAAGTAGAAGGAAAAAACTTCAGCGATTTTTATCTTTAAATTACATCAATGTTGAAGAAATTTGGTTTCCAATTATCAAAAGCTGGCTAGAAATAAATTTTCCTTTAAATGAAGTTATTTATGTAGTTATAGATCGGACTAATTGGGGATGCATTAATCTATTAATGATTAGCGTGGTTTGGGACAAAAGGTCTATCCCAATATATTTTGAGCTATTAGACAAGTTAGGCTCAAGTAATTTTGATGAACAAGAAGCAGTATTTAAAAAAGCATTACCGATTTTCAAGGATTATAAAATTGTAGTGTTAGGAGACCGAGAATTTTGTTCAATAAAGTTGGCTAACTGGCTCACAGAGCAGAAAGTATATTTCTGCTTACGCTTAAAAAAGGACGCATTTATAGAAATAGAACCAGAAATTTGGCTGCAATTAAGAGATTTGGGTTTAGCACCTGGTCTTTCCTTCTTTTACCAAGGTATTAAATATACGAAATCTCAAGGGTTTGTTAGCTTTAATCTCGCTACTAAATGGAAACGGAAACGTTTTGGAGTTGCGCCGGAAGAGGGCTGGTTTATTCTGACTAATTTAGATGATTTAGATTCGGCTATTAAGGCTTATAAACAACGTTTTGATATTGAGGAAATGTTTAGAGATTTTAAAAGCGGTGGTTATAATTTAGAAGATACTAATGTATCAGGTCAAAGGCTAATTTCCCTAATATTATTAATCTCACTTGCATACACGGCTGCAACTATATCTGGTCAAAAAATTAAACGCATGGGTGTTCAAAAATATGTAGGCAGAATTAAAGAATCTGGGCGGACAGTTCGCCGTCATAGCAGTTTTTATATTGGATTATATGGGTCTAACTGGGTCGATTTCATGGAAAATTCTTATGAATTGGTGGCTGAGTTAATGACACTAGCTCCTAATAAGCGTAAGTATTATCAACAAGGAGAAAGGGCTATGAGGCTTATTTTATCTGCATTCTAG
- a CDS encoding helix-turn-helix domain-containing protein translates to MLVRWNFKLKPSQSQQAKMSQWLTTLRKHRNYALRERDIGYKTNNQGADEPVNYAWGSYCDLSTKIEYGGFCPLTCPVLKHGVIPNLRGDKKG, encoded by the coding sequence GTGTTAGTTCGATGGAACTTTAAGTTAAAACCCTCTCAATCTCAACAAGCAAAAATGTCCCAGTGGTTAACTACTCTTAGGAAACACAGAAACTATGCACTGAGAGAACGAGATATAGGATATAAAACGAATAACCAAGGCGCGGATGAACCAGTTAATTATGCTTGGGGTAGTTACTGTGATTTGTCAACTAAAATTGAGTATGGTGGATTTTGTCCACTTACTTGTCCTGTGCTTAAACATGGTGTCATCCCAAACTTGAGGGGGGACAAAAAGGGCTAG
- a CDS encoding helix-turn-helix domain-containing protein translates to MTRKWTEKELDTLDIMSEAYTVKQIAYRLKRQGFHRTPAAISQKLFTLGYSRKPSLDNYSCQQIAKVLNLDSSTVCRWVRKGWLKGIRRSARHWQVKSRDLKKFLKQPPPQVRTRIAELDKQAISYLVG, encoded by the coding sequence GTGACCCGAAAATGGACTGAAAAAGAATTAGATACTCTCGATATTATGTCTGAAGCCTACACAGTCAAACAAATAGCATATCGGCTAAAAAGACAAGGTTTTCATCGTACACCAGCCGCCATTTCTCAAAAGCTTTTTACTTTGGGTTATTCTCGCAAACCCTCTTTAGATAATTATAGTTGTCAACAAATTGCTAAAGTTCTCAATCTCGATTCTTCTACTGTTTGCCGTTGGGTACGCAAAGGATGGCTTAAAGGTATACGCCGTTCTGCTCGGCATTGGCAAGTTAAATCACGGGATTTGAAAAAGTTTTTGAAGCAACCACCTCCACAAGTTAGAACTCGCATTGCTGAATTGGATAAACAAGCAATTAGTTATCTTGTGGGGTAA
- a CDS encoding helix-turn-helix transcriptional regulator, with protein MINVLKEFLAAKGVETAYQFHKKTGLPQATAYRLYNKRNVYPDQKTQEIVCRVFDAQPGDFLRYERDDTQESPKQNSQEQSRKVNNLNTRPLSPDDESPSLMREAA; from the coding sequence ATGATTAACGTTTTAAAGGAGTTCTTAGCAGCTAAAGGAGTAGAAACGGCTTATCAATTTCACAAAAAGACTGGTTTACCCCAAGCAACGGCTTATCGCCTCTATAACAAACGCAATGTTTACCCTGATCAAAAAACTCAGGAAATAGTTTGCAGAGTTTTTGATGCTCAACCCGGAGATTTCCTTCGGTATGAAAGAGATGATACACAAGAATCACCTAAACAGAATAGTCAAGAGCAAAGCCGTAAGGTAAACAACCTTAACACTAGACCACTTTCACCAGATGATGAATCTCCTAGTTTAATGAGAGAAGCAGCATAA
- a CDS encoding BRO family protein — MSNLSVFSFESQEVRFVGTAEKPEWVGADVCACLQLSDTSKALETLELDEKGTKNVRTPGGEQEMLTVTEAGLYRLIFKSRKPIAKRFQRWVFHEVLPSIRKTGIYSVSQGAMTQIQIIAALAQQMAEQEQRLLEQERQQAEVLARLKAVEVEQDRFNTPCGHKYTIMGFAKLQGLEISLSQAGSKGKKASALCRKQGIEVEQIHDPRFGHVGLYPQSILNQVFSTNTKDKATTSSK; from the coding sequence ATGTCTAACTTATCAGTTTTTAGCTTTGAGTCTCAAGAAGTTAGATTTGTTGGTACAGCAGAAAAACCAGAATGGGTTGGGGCTGATGTTTGTGCTTGTTTGCAATTAAGCGATACAAGTAAAGCCCTAGAGACTTTGGAGTTAGACGAAAAGGGTACGAAGAATGTTCGTACCCCTGGTGGGGAGCAAGAAATGCTTACAGTCACAGAAGCTGGGCTGTATCGCCTCATCTTTAAATCGAGGAAGCCAATTGCAAAACGTTTTCAGCGTTGGGTATTCCATGAAGTATTACCCTCAATTCGCAAAACAGGCATATACTCTGTTTCTCAAGGAGCTATGACACAGATCCAGATTATTGCTGCTCTAGCTCAACAGATGGCAGAACAGGAGCAACGCTTACTGGAACAAGAGCGTCAGCAGGCTGAAGTACTAGCAAGGTTAAAGGCGGTAGAAGTCGAGCAAGACCGATTCAATACCCCTTGTGGTCATAAGTACACCATCATGGGTTTTGCTAAACTCCAGGGATTGGAGATATCACTCTCACAAGCTGGCAGCAAGGGAAAGAAGGCCAGTGCATTATGCCGTAAGCAAGGAATAGAAGTAGAACAGATACATGATCCACGTTTTGGTCATGTAGGTTTGTACCCCCAAAGCATTTTAAATCAAGTCTTTTCCACTAATACAAAAGATAAAGCTACAACTAGCAGTAAGTAA
- a CDS encoding alpha-ketoglutarate-dependent dioxygenase AlkB, translated as MQQLNLFEELAPALPVSYYPDFLSVQEANELYQHCLQLEWQQNYIKMVGKIIAVPRLESIYGDAGCDYIYSNSVFLRPLPWTEKLAQLRDSITALTGHKFNIVIGNQYRSGEDSIGWHADNEPSMGVEPAIASVSLGAVRKFQLKPKQGKPTDFWLEHGSLLIMHRGCQSTHLHQLPKTKKFVSTRINLTFRSHVGKTA; from the coding sequence ATGCAACAACTTAACCTGTTTGAAGAACTAGCCCCTGCTTTACCAGTCAGCTATTACCCTGACTTCTTGAGTGTTCAGGAAGCAAATGAACTTTACCAGCACTGTCTTCAACTCGAATGGCAGCAAAATTATATCAAGATGGTGGGCAAGATTATAGCTGTGCCTCGTCTTGAATCCATTTATGGTGATGCTGGTTGTGATTATATCTATTCCAACAGTGTATTTCTACGACCATTGCCTTGGACGGAAAAACTAGCCCAACTTCGAGACTCTATCACTGCATTAACAGGTCACAAGTTCAACATAGTGATTGGCAACCAGTACCGTAGCGGCGAGGATTCGATAGGCTGGCACGCTGACAACGAGCCATCAATGGGTGTTGAGCCTGCAATCGCTTCAGTCAGTTTGGGGGCAGTTCGTAAATTTCAACTCAAACCAAAACAAGGTAAACCGACAGATTTCTGGTTAGAACATGGGAGTTTGCTCATTATGCATAGAGGTTGTCAGTCTACCCATCTCCATCAACTTCCTAAAACTAAAAAATTTGTCAGTACACGAATTAACCTTACCTTTCGCTCACACGTAGGAAAAACGGCGTAA
- a CDS encoding helix-turn-helix transcriptional regulator, with the protein MTIKKPLVIEQPKLGQLIHELRTGAGLTQEQFATHLGVTYSTVNRWENGRSKLSPLAMQKIENLLQEMGKQGQKLLIKYLPTQPDENN; encoded by the coding sequence ATGACTATCAAAAAACCTTTGGTAATCGAACAACCAAAACTAGGGCAGCTCATCCATGAACTCCGTACTGGAGCCGGTTTAACGCAAGAGCAGTTTGCGACACATTTGGGTGTTACTTATTCCACAGTTAACCGTTGGGAAAATGGACGCTCTAAGCTGTCACCTCTGGCTATGCAAAAGATTGAAAATTTATTGCAAGAGATGGGTAAACAGGGTCAAAAACTGTTGATAAAGTATTTGCCGACTCAACCCGACGAAAATAACTAG
- a CDS encoding ATP-dependent helicase produces the protein MILSAFTTNANPQQLQAIQTTEGALLIIAGPGSGKTFTLVERIVYLITQKGVAPENLLVVTFTDKAAQELTTRISNRLLELGVRFNLNEMYLGTFHSVCLRWLDEHREFTRLKRNFMMMDQFDQQYFLYRLSEFQAIPDIELVIGSPKQSAWDKSEKLMKWINTVSEEALNYQTLINAPEPEVRALGHCYALYQKHLEEENAIDFSTIQYEALKLLKQNPQILTELRDKIKYLMVDEYQDTNTIQELILNCLAGDRPNLCVVGDDDQGLYRFRGASIRNILQFKDQFPNGDCKQVYLTTNYRSHPDIIDFYNRWMNEQEWKDNGKEFRFQKLIKAKEDKLFSEVPCVVKLSGKTQQAWHQEVLVFLHTLKDKGNLTDWNQVAFLFRSVKNDKVVALSQFLEKNGINVYSPRSNQFFEREEIRLIIGALIFLFPQYPNIRKWNDDAHLEIWDYYDNQCFQPFADQIRQPENADLWKWVRAIAKTHLTLNQNADYAFSGLFYRLLQFPLFSR, from the coding sequence ATGATACTAAGTGCTTTTACAACTAACGCTAATCCTCAACAGCTACAAGCTATTCAGACTACTGAAGGTGCTTTGTTAATCATTGCTGGCCCTGGTTCAGGTAAAACTTTCACCCTAGTTGAGCGGATTGTTTACTTAATTACACAAAAAGGAGTAGCACCTGAGAATCTGCTGGTTGTTACCTTCACCGACAAAGCAGCCCAAGAACTGACAACCCGAATTTCTAATCGTCTCCTTGAACTTGGTGTACGCTTCAACCTCAACGAGATGTACTTGGGAACCTTTCACTCAGTCTGTTTACGCTGGCTGGATGAGCATCGGGAGTTCACCCGCCTCAAGCGCAACTTCATGATGATGGATCAGTTCGACCAGCAGTATTTTCTTTACCGCCTTTCGGAATTTCAAGCCATCCCTGATATTGAGCTTGTCATTGGCAGCCCTAAGCAATCTGCATGGGACAAGTCCGAGAAGCTGATGAAATGGATTAATACTGTTAGCGAAGAAGCTCTAAACTACCAGACGCTCATTAATGCTCCTGAACCAGAGGTAAGGGCATTGGGTCATTGCTATGCCCTCTACCAAAAACACCTGGAGGAAGAAAACGCGATTGATTTTTCTACCATCCAGTATGAAGCCCTCAAGCTCCTCAAGCAAAACCCGCAGATTCTTACAGAACTCCGAGACAAAATTAAATACCTGATGGTGGATGAGTACCAGGATACTAACACCATTCAAGAATTAATTTTGAATTGTCTTGCAGGCGATCGCCCAAACCTTTGTGTAGTTGGTGATGATGACCAGGGCTTATACCGCTTTAGAGGAGCCAGCATCCGCAACATTTTACAGTTTAAAGATCAATTCCCTAATGGAGACTGCAAACAGGTATATCTAACTACTAATTATCGTTCCCACCCAGATATTATCGACTTCTACAACCGTTGGATGAATGAGCAAGAGTGGAAGGATAACGGCAAAGAATTTCGGTTTCAAAAATTAATTAAAGCAAAGGAAGACAAATTATTTTCTGAAGTCCCGTGTGTGGTGAAACTTTCAGGTAAAACTCAACAGGCATGGCATCAGGAAGTTTTAGTGTTTTTGCACACCCTCAAAGACAAAGGAAATTTAACAGACTGGAACCAAGTTGCTTTTTTATTTCGCTCTGTTAAGAATGATAAAGTCGTTGCTCTCTCACAGTTCCTAGAGAAAAACGGCATTAACGTTTACTCCCCGCGCTCTAATCAGTTTTTTGAGCGGGAAGAAATTCGCTTAATCATTGGGGCGTTAATTTTCCTCTTCCCCCAGTACCCCAATATCCGCAAGTGGAATGATGATGCTCACCTCGAAATTTGGGATTATTACGATAATCAATGCTTCCAGCCATTTGCTGATCAAATTCGCCAGCCTGAGAATGCAGATTTGTGGAAGTGGGTAAGAGCGATCGCTAAAACGCATTTGACCCTTAACCAAAATGCTGACTATGCTTTCTCAGGTCTGTTTTACCGATTGCTACAGTTTCCTTTATTTAGTCGTTAG
- a CDS encoding IS1380 family transposase has translation MTPQKTDCIPEQFKFEQVKSCPVVVNFKGERVTSDAGLTLIAELDRKREITSRVARCFKDYRDSNRIDHSVESLITQRIYGLIMGYEDLNDHEELRHDPMFILALGKIMGSEKELPVLAGKSTLNRIEHCPETVESRASSRYHRIGHDAEAIEKLLVEIFLESYSKAPRQIILDLDVTDDLVHGNQEEVFFNPYYRGYCYAPLYIFCGKHLIAAKLRASNVDPASGALSELQRVIKLIRLRWDNVKIIVRGDSAYSREDIMSWCESQVGVDYVFGLAQNSRLIQLSQPTQYRAYLEYSQKLETVVEFFETLFTPSDDLKKQAAAFVDNSVWYCSLDYKTLKSWSRNRRVVSKIEYSKSGVSTRFVVTSLPTKLVPPGRLYTQKYCPRGDMENRLKEQKLSLKSDRTSTHTFAGNQLRLWFSSVAYILINALREQCLTTSELKNATVGTVRTKLLKLGAVITVNSRYILIAISRDCPYKNIFATAYSYLSRLNCSG, from the coding sequence ATGACCCCTCAGAAAACAGATTGTATACCGGAACAGTTCAAATTTGAACAAGTTAAATCATGTCCAGTCGTAGTTAATTTCAAGGGTGAGAGGGTAACATCAGATGCAGGATTGACTTTAATTGCGGAGCTAGACCGAAAAAGAGAAATTACATCGCGAGTAGCAAGATGTTTTAAAGATTACCGAGATTCCAATAGAATTGACCATTCAGTAGAAAGCCTAATCACGCAGAGAATATATGGTTTGATAATGGGTTATGAAGACTTAAACGACCACGAGGAACTGCGTCACGATCCAATGTTTATCCTGGCGCTAGGGAAAATAATGGGTTCAGAAAAAGAACTACCAGTCCTAGCAGGTAAAAGCACTTTAAATCGTATCGAACACTGTCCAGAAACTGTTGAATCAAGAGCATCAAGTCGATATCATCGCATTGGACATGATGCAGAAGCTATAGAGAAATTATTAGTTGAAATATTTTTAGAATCCTACTCCAAAGCACCACGACAGATAATTTTAGACTTGGACGTGACTGATGATTTAGTGCATGGCAATCAAGAAGAAGTGTTTTTTAACCCTTATTATAGAGGATATTGTTATGCTCCACTTTATATTTTCTGCGGTAAACATTTAATTGCAGCAAAGCTTCGTGCTTCTAATGTAGATCCAGCGTCGGGTGCATTATCAGAATTGCAACGAGTAATAAAACTAATACGTTTACGTTGGGATAATGTGAAAATTATTGTACGTGGAGATAGTGCGTATTCGAGAGAAGATATTATGAGTTGGTGTGAATCTCAAGTTGGAGTAGATTATGTCTTTGGGTTAGCCCAGAATAGTCGGTTAATTCAACTATCCCAACCAACCCAATACCGGGCTTATCTTGAATATTCGCAAAAACTGGAAACTGTAGTAGAGTTTTTTGAAACTTTATTTACTCCGTCAGATGACTTGAAAAAACAAGCAGCAGCCTTTGTTGATAACTCAGTTTGGTATTGTTCGCTTGATTATAAAACTTTAAAATCTTGGAGCCGTAATCGCCGTGTTGTCTCAAAAATTGAGTATAGTAAGTCAGGGGTAAGTACTCGTTTTGTTGTCACTTCACTCCCTACTAAATTAGTGCCTCCAGGACGACTTTATACCCAGAAGTATTGCCCACGAGGTGATATGGAGAATCGTTTAAAAGAACAGAAGTTATCACTAAAAAGTGATAGAACTAGTACTCATACATTTGCTGGAAATCAACTACGTCTGTGGTTTTCTTCTGTTGCTTATATTTTGATAAACGCTCTCCGAGAGCAATGTTTAACAACAAGCGAACTCAAAAATGCTACTGTTGGAACTGTTCGTACAAAGTTACTGAAATTGGGAGCCGTTATTACTGTTAATAGCCGATATATTTTAATCGCTATTAGTAGAGATTGTCCATACAAGAATATTTTTGCAACAGCTTACAGCTATTTATCTCGGCTAAACTGTTCTGGTTGA
- a CDS encoding DUF2958 domain-containing protein — MELLTAEIRAQLSALDAQSESSDAIAYVKFFTPDSNWTWYGSEFDGKDLFFGLVQGLDEELGYFSLSELQSVRGPMGLPVERDLHFKPTPLSQLRSGDD; from the coding sequence ATGGAATTGTTAACCGCAGAGATTCGCGCTCAATTGTCTGCTCTTGATGCACAGTCAGAATCTTCAGATGCGATCGCTTATGTGAAATTCTTCACCCCTGATTCTAACTGGACTTGGTACGGGAGTGAGTTTGACGGTAAAGATTTGTTCTTTGGTTTGGTGCAAGGCCTAGATGAGGAATTGGGTTACTTCAGTTTAAGCGAACTTCAGTCGGTGCGTGGGCCAATGGGTTTGCCTGTAGAGCGTGATTTGCACTTTAAACCCACACCGCTTTCACAACTTCGCAGCGGCGACGACTAA
- a CDS encoding ParM/StbA family protein has product MADLTLGVDPGGSGLKGFYTLNTFKPELILMEPEVAAVPLHSLEAYEQTKIGNSSPENNAWIEYKGQHLAVGFLARKRFYADLQLQKRKFELALPKVLAMVGAIADKHELANGSSIKLGILLPWGEYQDRALFSTLVTQALADYKFRGQPKSFLVESFICLPEGGGVLSRGRTPGSSLKDQTVAVVMLGYRDISILLVERGEMSVGRTESLGFAKMVDRVKSQTSGLDQHQLVTAMCKAGKNISSKALEPLVVSLDSAYKSHEISTIRKAISNAKEEYWMMLSQWLKLHVTRSADEVITAGGTANFFRSELNSLFSFSRVNWCEHLEKQIFNSFSNQISTKSLDYRLTDVYGLFFYLYGAKPKNNPTTLKGGLTHV; this is encoded by the coding sequence ATGGCAGATTTGACTTTAGGAGTAGATCCGGGAGGCTCTGGCCTCAAAGGATTTTATACTTTAAATACTTTCAAACCTGAATTGATTTTAATGGAGCCAGAAGTAGCTGCCGTGCCACTTCACAGTCTGGAAGCTTATGAGCAAACCAAGATTGGGAACTCTTCACCTGAAAATAACGCTTGGATTGAATACAAAGGACAGCATCTGGCAGTAGGTTTCTTGGCCAGGAAAAGATTTTATGCTGATTTGCAACTACAGAAGCGTAAGTTTGAGCTAGCGCTTCCGAAGGTATTAGCAATGGTAGGTGCGATCGCTGATAAACATGAGCTAGCAAATGGCTCGTCAATCAAGTTGGGGATTCTACTACCTTGGGGGGAATATCAGGATAGAGCTTTATTTAGTACATTAGTTACACAAGCGCTTGCTGATTACAAATTTCGGGGTCAGCCTAAGTCTTTTTTAGTAGAATCGTTTATTTGTTTACCTGAAGGTGGAGGAGTCTTAAGTAGAGGACGTACCCCAGGTTCGAGCTTGAAAGACCAAACAGTAGCAGTAGTGATGCTGGGTTATCGGGATATATCTATATTGTTAGTAGAACGTGGGGAGATGTCAGTTGGACGTACCGAATCGTTAGGGTTTGCCAAGATGGTTGATAGGGTTAAAAGCCAAACTTCTGGGCTAGACCAACATCAACTGGTTACAGCGATGTGTAAAGCTGGTAAGAATATCTCCAGTAAAGCTTTAGAGCCATTGGTAGTATCATTAGACTCAGCTTACAAAAGTCATGAAATATCAACTATTCGCAAAGCAATCTCTAACGCCAAAGAAGAGTACTGGATGATGCTTTCACAATGGCTCAAACTTCATGTCACCCGCTCTGCTGACGAGGTTATTACTGCTGGCGGAACTGCAAATTTTTTCCGCTCTGAGTTAAATAGCTTGTTTTCGTTCTCAAGAGTCAATTGGTGCGAACATTTAGAGAAGCAAATATTCAATAGCTTTTCTAACCAAATTTCAACCAAGTCTCTTGATTACCGCCTCACAGATGTGTATGGATTATTTTTTTACCTTTATGGAGCCAAGCCGAAAAATAACCCTACAACTTTAAAGGGTGGTTTAACTCATGTCTAA